CGTGAACCTTCCCCAGTCGCTGACGGCCCACGTGAACCTAGCTCTGGCCGCTCACAGGTCGGGGCGGCGCGACGAGGCGGTGGGGTTGTCTCGGCAGATACGGGAGGCCGTCGGCCCCAACGAAGAACTCGAAGCGATTCTGGCCGAGATCCCCAGTTAGGGGTCCGGCCGCGTCGCTCCGAAGGGATAGATTCTGGCAATGGGTCTTTGGCCGTTTTCCAAGGAGAAGAAACCCCCGGTAACCCTCAGCAAGGGCTATTACCTCACGGTCCTGAGCAGCAAGCCTACGCTACCCCCGCTGTTGCAGATTCTTGAACCGAAGGGCGAAGGGGGCGCCGTCGTCGGGATGGGAGCGCCGCTCTCCGACCAAGCCTCGAAGGACTCGCTCCAAAAGCCGATGGTGCGGGGCATCTACGCACTGGCGTCCCTCGACCGCAAGACCGTCCTGAGACTGATGGTGATGCCGCGAGACGAGGCGGGTTTCTCGCCGGAAGCCGTCGAGAGAAGTCCCTTGTCCTCGCACCTTCCCCAAGAGATCCTGGCCCGCATCCGGGGCACCTGGATGGTGCTGCAGTTCTCCTTCGAGAGCTACGACCCCCAGACTTACCCGGCGCTCGACTTCCTCTGGAACCTTGCGCGGCGGACGGCGGAACTTACCGACGGCGTGATCGCCGACCCGTTAGCTCAACGCTACCTCTTGCCCGATCAAGCGAAGTCGATGCCTCCCGATGACTCCCCGGTCGACGCGGCCCTTCACGTTTCTGTTCGAATGTTTGAGGATCGCGAAGGCAAACTCACCTGCCACACCTGTGGGCTGGCGAAGTTCGACCTGCCTGAGTTAGAAATGACGAACGTGAGCCTAGCGTGGGCGCAGGTCGCGCAGGCGTTTCTCCTCTCGGCCTCCCAGCTTCAACTCCTGGGCCGGACCTTGCGAGTGGGGGAGGTCTTTGGGTCGCGAGAGGCGCCGTTCCAAATCGCGGAAGGCGGGCATGACCTCGCACGATGGGAAGGGATTGCGTGCTACGACCTGCTCCCTCGGAACAACGCCAATACCGACGCCGCGCTCAAGGCTTGGGCGGACGGGTTGGAAGCTGACCTCGACGAAGGCTGAGCTAACTGCCAGCGGCCGAATACGGGATGTTCAGAACCATCCAGTAGCGCTCGATCTGACGCAACGTGTCGAGAAACGCGCTGAATTGAATGGGCTTGCGGATGTAGCTGTTCGCCCCAAGACGAAAACTCTCGGCCACGTCGCGCTCCTCGTCAGAGGAGGAAAGCACGATCACGGGGATGTGCCGAGTGACGCTACTGCCCCGGATGGCGGCAAGGACCTCGAGCCCGCCGACCTTCGGCAACTTCAGATCGAGCAAGATCGCCGTCGGCAGGATGACCGGCTGAGAGGAGTTCCCCTCGGGCCCGAACAGAAGCTGAAGGGCCTGCGCGCCGTCGCGCGCGACCACGAGGTGGGTTCGCTCTTCGACCAACTCCAGCGCTCGGCGCATGAGCTTTTCGTCGTCGGGGCTGTCTTCGATGATGAGAAAGACCTTTGACTGCATCGTCCTTAGGCGTCTGTCCGGAATATGGATAAGTATTGCATGAAGTTGCTCTCCGTACAAGAGTTTGTCTTTCAGATTTCGTCCCCGACCCGCCGAACCGTTTGTGCCTAGGCCGCCGAACGAACCGGAGCACGGCGACGTTTGTCGAATCAGCGCCGCTCGGCGGTATCCTTGGGAGCAGGCGGGAGTCGGTCCCTCCAACACACTTATGTCCAACGACCCTACATCGCCAGTTGAGAGCGCGTACCCGATTCTGGAGAAAATCGTACATCCTGCGGACCTCCACGGGCTCTCGGACGAGGAACTGGTCGAACTCGCTTCCGAGGTGCGGAAGGCGATCCTCGACAAAGTCAGCAAGACCGGGGGGCACTTTAGCTCCAACCTGGGGACGGTCGAATTGACCGTGGCCCTCTACGCCTCGTACACGCTTCCGCCGGACCAAGTCGTCTGGGACACCGGGCACCAGGCTTACCCCCACAAGCTGCTCACGGGAAGGCTGCCCCGATTCGATACCCTCCGCAAGTACAAGGGCATCAGCGGGTTCTTGCGCCGCGAGGAACATGAGCTCGATATCTTTGGGGCGGGTCATGCGGGGACGGCGATCTCGGCGGGGTTGGGGTTCGCCGCGGCCAGGGATCGCCTGGGTGCCAAGCACAAAGTGGTGGCTGTCACGGGCGATGCCGCGATTTGCAGCGGGATGAGTTGGGAAGCGCTCAATCATGGGGGCGAACTCAAGACCGACCTTACGGTGGTCTTGAACGACAATCGAATGTCCATCGCGCCCAACGTCGGCGCACTGACCTCGTACTTCACGCGATTGCGATCTCGCCCGGTCCTGCAGGACCTTGCTCACCGGGCGAAGGATGTCGTCGAGAGGATGCCCGGCCCAGTTCATCGGGTGGCCGCAGGCCTTCGGCATGGGCTCACGCACTACTTTGCGCCCGAAGACACCGGCACGATTTTCGAGGAGATGGGCTGGGAATACATCGGCCCGATCGACGGGCACGACTTGCCCACGCTGCTCGAAGTCTTTCGCAACGTTCGGGAACTCCACGGACCCGTGTTCGTCCACTGCATCACGGTCAAAGGGAAAGGGTACGAGGTCGCGGAAGAGGACGCGCGGAAGTGGCACGGCGTCGTGCCGTTTGACCTGGAAGCGTGCGAGTTGGTGAAGGCGCAAGGCCCGATCACCTTCACGCAAGCCTTCGGAGACGTAGCGATCGAATGCGCAGAAGCCGATCCAACGGTCGTGGCGATCACGGCCGCCATGCCCGACGGAACGGGGCTGACCGGGTTCTCCAAGAAACTGCCCGATAGGTACTACGATGTCGGCATCGCAGAGCAACATGCAGTGACGTTTGCGGCTGGCCTTGCCGCCGGAGGGCTCAGGCCGTTTTGCGCCATCTACTCGACGTTTCTCCAGCGAGCCTTCGACCAAGTTCTCCACGACGTTTGTATCCAGAACCTGCCCGTTCGCTTCTTCATGGATCGAGCCGGACTTGTGGGGGACGACGGCCCCACGCACCACGGCGCGTTCGACATTAGCTACCTCACCTGCATCCCCAACATGAGGCTGCTGGCTCCTCGCGATACGACCGAACTCCAGGAGATGGCCCGCTTCATGAGGACCTTCGACCAAGGGCCGATCGCCGTTCGGTACCCGCGGGGAGTCGCCGACGAAGGGCTGCCCGAGTCCCGAACGCCCATACAGTACGCGAAGGCGGAGGTTCTGCGGGGCGGAAAGGACGTCCTGATTGTTGCCCTAGGCTCGATGGTGGGCCCCGCTTGTGCGGCCGCTCAACAGCTTGTTCAGGAAGACATCGACGCAGCCGTCGTCAACGCAAGGTGGATCAAGCCCCTGGACGAAGAAACGATCCTCGACCTGGCGTCCGCATCAGGGCGGATTCTCACCGTCGAGGAGAACGTCCGGACAGGTGGATTCGGCGAAGGCGTACGAACTCTGTTGGCGGAAAACGGGCTCGCAGGGCTTCCTCTCCGAAGTCTGACGCTCCCCGACCAGTTCATCGAGCATGGCGCCCAGCCTCTGATTCGCGGCGATTGCGGACTCGATGCGAAGGGCATCGTCGGTGCGGTGCTGGAACTCCTCGACCAGAGTTCAGGCTACGCGACGTACCGTTGAGCCCGCTGAAAGAAGCGCGCCGAGAACCGTATAATAAGAGGAAGAGCGGTTACAACAACCCCGCCGAAGCGCGAAGTGCGTAGGCTGTAGCCGTCCGGACCCGGCGAAGGACCCAGGCTTCCTCGTCCTCGCCCCCGGAAAAACAAGGAACGAATATGTACCAAGCTCCGCTTCCCTCGGAGTATCAAGCTCTCAGCCGCGACGAGATCGCCGCCAGGATTCGAGCCGCTAAGGCGAAGCTGGGCGATCGCGTCGTGATCCTCGGCCATCACTACCAGCGCGATGAGATCGTCGAGCACGCGGACTCGATGGGCGATAGCTACAAGCTCTGCAAGGACGCTCAGTTGCGCCCCGAGGCCGAGTACATTGTGTTTTGCGGCGTTCACTTCATGGCCGAGAGCGCCGACATTCTCACCGACAAAGTCGTGATCCTGCCCAACCTCGCTGCGGGGTGCTCGATGGCCGACATGGCCAACATCATGCAGGTCAAGAGCGCCTGGCGTCAGATCCAAGAGGTGTTGGGAGAGCCCGAGTTCTCGGACTCCCGCGAGTTCGCCGTAGCCGCCTCGGAGCGACAGCCCTCGAATCCCGCAGCGCCGAGCGCCGCTCCCCCGAAGTCGGCGGTCCTTCCCGTGACGTACATCAACTCGGCGGCGAACCTCAAGGCGTTCGTAGGCGAAAGAGGAGGGACGGTTTGCACTTCGACGAACGCTCCCGGAGCGGTGAAGTGGGCGCTTGCGCAAAGCGAGCGGGTTCTGTTCTTTCCCGACCAGCATTTGGGCCGCAACACCGGCGTCAAGCTGGGGTTCGATCCCGAGCGCGACATGTGCGTTTGGGATCCGTTCAAACCGTTGGGCGGGAACACCCCCGAGAAGATCCGTTCGAGCAAGTTCCTGCTGTGGAAGGGACATTGCAGCGTCCACATGAGGTTCACCGTCGAGCAGGTGGCTCAAGCGAGGGAGCAGCATCCCGAAATCCAGGTGATCGTGCACCCGGAATGTACGTTGGACGTGGTGCGTCAGGCCGACTTCGTGGGCTCGACGCAATACATCATCGAGACGATCCTGCAATCCGAGACCGGATCGACGTGGGCGGTGGGTACGGAGATCAACCTCGTTTCAAGGCTGGCGAAGGCCATGCCGGACCGTACGATCTTCTGCCTCGATCCGCAAGTTTGTCCGTGTTCGACGATGTACCGCATCCACCCTTCGTTCTTGCTTTGGGCCTTGGAGAACCTGGCGGAGGGCAGAGTGGTCAATGAGGTCGCCGTGCCGTCCGAGGTCCGAGCGAACGCAAGGTTAGCCCTCGATCGAATGCTCGACGTTTCTGCGCAACCCGTCGCCGACTGAGAACTCAGGCTACGAGCCCGATAACTTTACGGGTTTCTCTGCAACGAGTTCACGATTTGTGCTCCGTCGGACAATTCCCTATTGGCGGTCCTTGCCGCCGAGTGTTATCTCGTTTCGAAAGGAGTACAACATGAGAAATCTTCGTTTGGCGGCCCTTTGCGTGGCCGTCGGTTCGTTTGGGGCTGCCCAGGCGCAACTCTTTGGCTTCGAGACCGTCGCCGGCGGCTCGCACACTTCATTCTCGGAAACGTCGGGCGGCGTCACCGCTACCTTCTCGCAGGGTGGCGATCCAATGGACATCGTCGGCAACCCCGGCGTCGGTTCGTGGGGTTCCCAGTCGTTGCTGCCGTATACGAGTTCGGCGACTCCGGTGACGGTCGACTTCTCCGTCGCCATTTACAGCGCCAGCATCCAAGCGTCGGACTTCAACGCGGATGCGGACGACCTCTACATGATCGCCTACGCGGGCGCAGGTGGAACGGGAGCGATCCTCGATTCCGACTATGTGTTTTGGGATACTTGGGAGTCGATTCCTGATTTCGCGACGCTCGGCGTAAGCTCGCTGACCCCGATCCTGTCGGTTCAGTTCTACGGTTCAGGTCATGCAGGACTGAACAACATGTATTGGGACAACCTGGAAGTCGT
The genomic region above belongs to Candidatus Nitrosymbiomonas proteolyticus and contains:
- a CDS encoding two-component system response regulator; its protein translation is MQSKVFLIIEDSPDDEKLMRRALELVEERTHLVVARDGAQALQLLFGPEGNSSQPVILPTAILLDLKLPKVGGLEVLAAIRGSSVTRHIPVIVLSSSDEERDVAESFRLGANSYIRKPIQFSAFLDTLRQIERYWMVLNIPYSAAGS
- a CDS encoding 1-deoxy-D-xylulose-5-phosphate synthase yields the protein MSNDPTSPVESAYPILEKIVHPADLHGLSDEELVELASEVRKAILDKVSKTGGHFSSNLGTVELTVALYASYTLPPDQVVWDTGHQAYPHKLLTGRLPRFDTLRKYKGISGFLRREEHELDIFGAGHAGTAISAGLGFAAARDRLGAKHKVVAVTGDAAICSGMSWEALNHGGELKTDLTVVLNDNRMSIAPNVGALTSYFTRLRSRPVLQDLAHRAKDVVERMPGPVHRVAAGLRHGLTHYFAPEDTGTIFEEMGWEYIGPIDGHDLPTLLEVFRNVRELHGPVFVHCITVKGKGYEVAEEDARKWHGVVPFDLEACELVKAQGPITFTQAFGDVAIECAEADPTVVAITAAMPDGTGLTGFSKKLPDRYYDVGIAEQHAVTFAAGLAAGGLRPFCAIYSTFLQRAFDQVLHDVCIQNLPVRFFMDRAGLVGDDGPTHHGAFDISYLTCIPNMRLLAPRDTTELQEMARFMRTFDQGPIAVRYPRGVADEGLPESRTPIQYAKAEVLRGGKDVLIVALGSMVGPACAAAQQLVQEDIDAAVVNARWIKPLDEETILDLASASGRILTVEENVRTGGFGEGVRTLLAENGLAGLPLRSLTLPDQFIEHGAQPLIRGDCGLDAKGIVGAVLELLDQSSGYATYR
- a CDS encoding quinolinate synthetase, with protein sequence MYQAPLPSEYQALSRDEIAARIRAAKAKLGDRVVILGHHYQRDEIVEHADSMGDSYKLCKDAQLRPEAEYIVFCGVHFMAESADILTDKVVILPNLAAGCSMADMANIMQVKSAWRQIQEVLGEPEFSDSREFAVAASERQPSNPAAPSAAPPKSAVLPVTYINSAANLKAFVGERGGTVCTSTNAPGAVKWALAQSERVLFFPDQHLGRNTGVKLGFDPERDMCVWDPFKPLGGNTPEKIRSSKFLLWKGHCSVHMRFTVEQVAQAREQHPEIQVIVHPECTLDVVRQADFVGSTQYIIETILQSETGSTWAVGTEINLVSRLAKAMPDRTIFCLDPQVCPCSTMYRIHPSFLLWALENLAEGRVVNEVAVPSEVRANARLALDRMLDVSAQPVAD